In the Loxodonta africana isolate mLoxAfr1 chromosome 1, mLoxAfr1.hap2, whole genome shotgun sequence genome, one interval contains:
- the PRR18 gene encoding proline-rich protein 18 gives MPPPPPAPDAPAARAKKQRPREKSPEKPEALLSCSWPSATSRRPAARRSPGPAAGRTPAPAAPRLQPRAPATRPPPPARFAPPGHARSCDSLAPGAARTGTAAGSGAGAAARFALNLPPEAVLLIQRRHLERQLPRGPGPAPPAGPRAARRPPLPTQPLPAGDLRAVLKVSLLNERHKYDDVEYEDEAEAEAADEGLVRKCTEWLRGVETAATRDRAGRLGTLPHLGTL, from the coding sequence ATGCCACCGCCGCCGCCAGCCCCCGACGCCCCGGCCGCGCGCGCGAAGAAGCAGCGGCCCCGGGAGAAGTCTCCCGAGAAGCCTGAggcgctgctctcctgctcctggcCCTCGGCCACCAGCAGGAGGCCCGCGGCGCGTCGGTCCCCGGGCCCGGCTGCCGGCAGGACGCCCGCCCCAGCCGCGCCGCGCCTCCAGCCCCGGGCCCCGGCCACTCGGCCGCCACCCCCGGCCCGGTTCGCCCCGCCGGGCCACGCCCGCTCCTGCGACAGCCTGGCGCCCGGGGCCGCGCGCACGGGGACCGCCGCGGGATCGGGGGCCGGGGCCGCTGCGCGCTTCGCCCTGAACCTGCCCCCCGAGGCCGTGCTGCTCATCCAGCGGCGCCACCTGGAGCGGCAGCTGCCCCGCGGACCCGGCCCCGCGCCCCCCGCCGGCCCCCgcgccgcccgccgcccgccgctCCCGACGCAGCCCCTGCCGGCCGGGGACCTGCGCGCTGTGCTGAAGGTGTCGCTGCTGAACGAACGGCACAAGTACGACGACGTGGAATACGAGGACGAGGCCGAGGCCGAGGCGGCCGACGAGGGCCTGGTGCGCAAGTGCACCGAGTGGCTGCGCGGCGTGGAGACGGCGGCCACGCGCGACCGCGCCGGCAGGCTGGGCACGCTGCCGCACCTGGGCACGCTGTGA